The DNA segment TCCGAGACTCCGTCCAACGGCATTTAGAACAACTCTTCGGTTCTGTCCCTGTGCAGATTGAAGGACTCAGTTAGTTAGAGCATGGCGTCTATTGAGATAGAAAATCTCGGTTTTACCTATCCGAGTCGCGAAACCCCGACGCTGCGCGGTATTACAACGCGTGTGCCTTCCGGGGCATTTGTGTTACTGACAGGTCCAACCGGGTGCGGCAAGTCGACTTTACTGCGGACGCTGAACGGTTTGATTCCGCATGCTTCAGCAGGAACGCTCACGGGGACGGTTCGTCTTAACGGTGAAAGCGTCGCCGCACAACCGCTGGCTACCACGTGTCAACAGGTCGCTCTCCTTTTCCAAAACCCCGACGATCAACTCTTTTGCACCCGAGTCGAAGACGAAATCGCCTTTGGACTCGAAAATCTCGGTTTCCCGCCCGAAAAAATTAAGGAACGGATCACCCTTGCCTTGAAACAGGTTGGACTCCTCAACTTTGCATCGCGAGACATCTCATCCCTTTCTGGCGGTCAAAGGCAGCGGGTCGCTCTGGCGGCGGTCTGTGCGATGCAACCACAAGTCCTCCTGTTGGATGAACCGACGAGCCATCTTGATCCACAGGGGACACACGACATTCTCACTATCGTCACGCAGTTGAATAGAGAGTTAGGAATAACTGTGATTTTGGCAACCCACCGAACCAAGGAAGTTGCTCCGCTGTGTGACCATGTATGGCTGATGGAGGAAGGACGACTCTATTTGGATCTACCCGAAGCGGAGGCGTTTCAGGATCTCACGCCGTATCAACGCTTAGGTGTACAGGTTCCGAAAACCCGCGAATCTTCAGTAGACGGAGTGCTATCAAGCCCTGCAGATGTATCCGAAAAGGGGACTTACGAGACAACATCTCAATCCTCTCTCCTCAGTATCCGCGAACTCCAATTCAGTTATCCGAAGACCAATGCGGATGCCGTGCATTCGATCTCTTGTGAGGTGCCGCGTGGGGAGGTACTTGCTATCATGGGCGCGAACGGTTCTGGGAAGACGACCTTGATTCATCTCATCGCGGGGTTGCTGCGTCCGGCATCAGGGGAGGTTGTCATTGCAGGGAAGTCGTCCAGTCGGACGAAACTTC comes from the Candidatus Poribacteria bacterium genome and includes:
- a CDS encoding energy-coupling factor ABC transporter ATP-binding protein, with product MASIEIENLGFTYPSRETPTLRGITTRVPSGAFVLLTGPTGCGKSTLLRTLNGLIPHASAGTLTGTVRLNGESVAAQPLATTCQQVALLFQNPDDQLFCTRVEDEIAFGLENLGFPPEKIKERITLALKQVGLLNFASRDISSLSGGQRQRVALAAVCAMQPQVLLLDEPTSHLDPQGTHDILTIVTQLNRELGITVILATHRTKEVAPLCDHVWLMEEGRLYLDLPEAEAFQDLTPYQRLGVQVPKTRESSVDGVLSSPADVSEKGTYETTSQSSLLSIRELQFSYPKTNADAVHSISCEVPRGEVLAIMGANGSGKTTLIHLIAGLLRPASGEVVIAGKSSSRTKLHQLAGKVGIVFQDPDLLLQAETVRDEVAFGPKNLKFSAHTLENRVNRTLERFDLPDLDLEAPYSLSRGQRQRTAVAATSSLHPDLFLLDEPTTGQDAQHLHQLMDELCDETRRENKTLIFATHDTELTLKYADRVLLLFDGELIFDGAPHTAFANPNLLQRASLC